The sequence TATGGTACTTTTTATTTAAATGATCTACTAATTGGGCATATAATAGCAAATGGACCTTGCATCACCATAAACTATGACGTGGGTTTTATCTTTTTGTTGGTAGTGAAATTGATAACATACTTGAGAACCATGACtctagcaagtttctaataagaaaatgTGTAGAAATACAATCAGTTTTTAAACATTGATTGTGGTAGAAAACTTTTAACATTGAGACAAAATTAAAGATTTTTCAAAGAGAGAATATCAAGGCCAATACCAtataaacattttaaaaataaatgtgCGCTCATTAAAATATTTAACTTAAACATCACAGCTTTTAATAGTCAAAAAGTTGATAACAATTATTCACTTAATCctcatttaaaaacaaaaaaaaaaactgttcTTATTAGCTGAAATTTTCATTATTAAAGTGGGTAATATTTTTAAGTAGCGAATTAACATGTTGCCCAACTCAATGGACGCATGAGGCATTAAAAACAAGCATGTTTTGCATTTTAAAGGCCCCTAGAAGAGCTGATTGTCTATTTTCCATCAAACGCATAAGACAATGTTTCGTACAACAGGGGATTTCCATGTTGGGTTGATTTCACTGGCATGGGAATTTGTCCACAGATTTCACGTCACGTAGTGCTGGTGGAAATAATGGCTAGTGGAGACCCCTCAATATGGGAGATGGGAAATAGTTGGCACGATACAAGACCAATACCAACAAATCAATATAAAATCATTGGTGTCTAGTCCTGAGATGAAGAGCATTACAATCCAAAGCAAGTATAAATTGAGGACTGATGCAGCAAATCAGTAAGTCAAGAAAGAAAAATCTATCAGTCGAGAGAGTAGAATTGTAGAGTTTAGTTTTGCTTGTGTCTCTCTGTATAGCAGCTGCTACACTCTGCTTACTCTGAGATCACTCTTTCTCATTCTCCCCAAGTGATGTATTTTAGCAAAGCCTTATAAAGATCGAGCTCATGTCTGAAGGCACAATAGCTATGATAGAGGAAGAAAAGTAAAAGTTGAGAAGTAAGCGTTATATTGTGAACCATCCAAAACAAAGTCAAGTCCTCACGAAGAAGAGAGAGGCGTGAGCTATCATTTCAAAAATGGGTCTTTGCAGATTGCTTGTTCCACTCTCGGTTTGGGTTATAATCACCCTCTATACTTTTCTCTTCTTTGGTTACGCTGCTTGGGCAGAGAAACGAGGTGGGTTTCATTATCATGCACTGAATATCACAGCTCAGCTTAGGGAAGTGAGCTCGCCCACACTAGAACTATATAAGACCTATCAACAAGAGAAATACATGGGAAAGAATCCTTGGACGCTGCAAGTTTTTCATAGAGATAGTCTAGTGGGGGGAAACGTGAGCTACGAGCAGAGGTTCAAAGAGAGGCTCAGAAGGGAATCCCGGCGGGTGAAGGCGCTCAATAGGCGTGTAGAGAGAAAGCTGAAGGGGAAGGAGAAAGAAAGAAGAATAGAGACCAAGGCCAAGACTGAGGATTTCGGAGGCGAGGTGACGTCCGGCATGATGGAAGGCAGCGGGGAGTACTTTACACGCATAGGCGTGGGGACTCCAGCGAGGGAGCAGTACCTGGTGTTGGACACGGGCAGCGACGTAGTATGGGTGCAGTGCCAGCCATGCAACGATTGCTATGACCAGACCGATCCGATCTTCGATCCGTCAACCTCGGCCTCCTTCACCTCAGTCTCATGCGGTTCAGCGGTGTGCAATGAGCTGGAGAAGTTCGACTGTAACAGCCACGGGTGTGCTTATCAGGTGGCTTATGGAGACGGGTCTTATTCCGTCGGGAGCTTCGGTACAGAGACGCTCACATTCGGGAACACGAGAGTTCAAAACGTGGCACTCGGGTGTGGGCATGATAACCAGGGTTGGTTCGTGGGTGCAGCCGGATTGCTTGGTCTCGGGGCCGGCGCCTTGTCAATCCCTTCACAGCTTGGGTCATTATATGGTACCAAGTTTTCCTACTGCCTCGTCGACCGATCATCCGAATCCTCGGGCGTGCTCGACTTCGGTCCTGGCTCGGTTTCGCCTGTTGGGTCCGTCTTCGTTCCGCTTCTCCGAAACCCGCGATTGAGTACGTTCTATTATGTTCCACTGACGGCCATTAGCGTTGGTGGGTTGCTGGTTTCTTTTCCGCAGAAGGTCTTTGAGTTCGACGAGACGGGTCGGGGAGGCGTGATAGTGGACTCGGGCACGGCCGTCACGCGGCTGCAGAGGGATGCTTACGAAGCCGTGCGTGACGCCTTCGTGGTGAGCACCCAACATCTTCTCCGGGCCGAAGGAATGTCAATATTTGACACATGCTATAACTTCGCTGGCCTACAAACGGTCCGTGTTCCTACTGTGAGTTTTCATTTTCTCAACGGGGTTGTTTTGACTCTGCCGGCTGAAAATTATCTCGTTCCTGTGGATGTCATGGGGACTTTTTGCCTGGCTTTTGCACCCACATCGGATAGTCTGTCAATCATAGGCAATATTCAGCAGCAAGGCGTCCGGGTGTCTATTGATTCTGTCAACTCTTTCGTTGGCTTTGCTATTAACCAATGCTGATTCAGTAACCAACGATCAGTCATGTCATTGAAAACCGTTTGGTTTGACGTTTTGTTGCCCTTAGTTGTGTATGACATGTTTTACACCGTGTAAGACTACAGTATTATTGTTACCATATGACGTTGTATGCATAGGTACTCTCTGTTATGCTGCATTAAAGTCAAGTCTGGTTGTCAGGGGAACGTGGATGGGAACCATATTTTCTTCCCGCCAATGATAAATTTGGTTTCTTATCCACCAGTCTTGAAGTAATGATACGTATTTCAGGTTGTTCTGATCCGGCACATACTTCTATGTGTCCCGTTACATGGCTTCCTGCCCTTAACATATTGGTCGAGCGACTCCTCTTGGTTCAGACTAAACCGTTATCATTGCTTTTAGCCACTTAACTCTTGCTTTTGCCTATCATTTCCATCTCTATTCTGAATTCCTTGTTTGTGCAATCCAACCTGATAACATTTATGCTACCATAGAAAATGAAGTCTATGTGTTTTTTTCGTGGTGTTCAATCTGAAAGTGTACTATTCTTGCTCGAAGGATACGGTTCACCCATGGGACCCAAAAATCTCATGTAAATTTATACTAGCATTTTAGGTTTATTTGCAGAAATCATAATACAGTatcatatatattgtatatattgaAACTAAGAATAAAAGTAAACAGATTATAATTAATTGTTTGCATTATAAATCAAAAACAACTTCACATATTAAAGTatgatagaaaataaataattataaattataaagaaTTTAATAAAAGAATTCTTGAACATATGATCTAGATAGAAGAAAAAAATCTAAGGATAGGAGGCCTTATTCGATGCAGTAGAGAGGCCCAAATGTCCAAGTATAATTGTATGAAGATTCATTGATAAACACATCGATACTCAATAATTGTTATAATGTTTTTAACTGCACTTTCGATAAAGCCTGCTCTAGAGTTCgaaattttaaaaatccaattttCCCGCCCATTCACCTACTTCTCCCGCTCCATGACGTTGTATTACTCCATTAATTTGTGTTGTCTTCACTATTATAATGaattgttttgtttcttttttcctTAGAAGTGGTTTTGTGTTGATGCTATTTGTTATATCAAactttttttttcaacatttatgATGGCTAGCTAAGATTCAAATTAGTAGCAGCATAAAAGCAttcattttcaatgtttttttttataaTTCATAGGTACTGATATTTGATTTATATAACAttatactattattatttttaatctagAAGGATCTTGTCTAGGtactaatattttttttagttaagtATTATATTAGTGTATTTTTTTTATCTACAACTTGTGACTTTTCTATTTTATGAAACTAACTAATTACATCATaatcattaaaaatatattatataagataCATTTTAGTAAAAAATTCACAAAAGATTTGAGATAAACTTCAAATATATCTACAACAAATATTGATCAT is a genomic window of Cryptomeria japonica chromosome 7, Sugi_1.0, whole genome shotgun sequence containing:
- the LOC131034000 gene encoding protein ASPARTIC PROTEASE IN GUARD CELL 2-like, yielding MGLCRLLVPLSVWVIITLYTFLFFGYAAWAEKRGGFHYHALNITAQLREVSSPTLELYKTYQQEKYMGKNPWTLQVFHRDSLVGGNVSYEQRFKERLRRESRRVKALNRRVERKLKGKEKERRIETKAKTEDFGGEVTSGMMEGSGEYFTRIGVGTPAREQYLVLDTGSDVVWVQCQPCNDCYDQTDPIFDPSTSASFTSVSCGSAVCNELEKFDCNSHGCAYQVAYGDGSYSVGSFGTETLTFGNTRVQNVALGCGHDNQGWFVGAAGLLGLGAGALSIPSQLGSLYGTKFSYCLVDRSSESSGVLDFGPGSVSPVGSVFVPLLRNPRLSTFYYVPLTAISVGGLLVSFPQKVFEFDETGRGGVIVDSGTAVTRLQRDAYEAVRDAFVVSTQHLLRAEGMSIFDTCYNFAGLQTVRVPTVSFHFLNGVVLTLPAENYLVPVDVMGTFCLAFAPTSDSLSIIGNIQQQGVRVSIDSVNSFVGFAINQC